The sequence below is a genomic window from bacterium BMS3Abin14.
CGGACCCGGGCTGACGCCGGGCCTGTGTCGCACGGTTGAACTCGCTCTTTGAAAAATCGTACCCACCGACCAGGGCCAGAATCTGACCGGTTGAGGCGTCCATGGAAACCAGAGCCCCCTCGGCAATCGGATCCTGCTCAAGTGCAAACAGGGGCATGTTTTGTGTGCTCTTTTTTCCAAGATACCGGACCTGGATAAGGGCTCCCACGCTCAGGGCCGCATCAGCCCTTTTCAGGACAGCCTGTGTGTATTCAATATGAGGATTCGGTTTTCTCGCCCACTTCATCTGTTTGAGAGGAAGGTATCCGGAAGCTCCCCCAAGATCGAGGTGGGCGCCATCTTTATCGACTCTCACAACCAGGGCCTTGGCCATGTGACCCGGCTTCCATGGAATCTCGCCAGCTGTTCCCGACGCTGCGTCACCGAGCCCGTTCTCAACACGGATCTTCTCGATTGCATTATCGAAATCCTCGGCGGCGATAAATTCCAGCGGTCCCCTGTAGCCCTGTCGTTTGTCCAGGTTTCTCAGGCCCCTTCGAATGGCGGCCTGGGCATCAGCCTGAAGGGCACTGTCCATGGTTGTGTAGACCTTCAACCCGCCCCGGTAGAGGGCATCCTCCCCGTACTTGTCGTAGATATAGCGCCTGACCTCTTCACTGAAGTAGGCATCGGGGTCGTCCGCGACCGGACGCCTGGGGTTCAGGCCGAGGGGGGCCGCCTGGGCGTCGGACATTTCCGCGGTGGTTATATCGCCTACCTCCATCATCCTTTTAAGAACCTGGTTCCGTCTGGAGAGCGCTCTTTCGGGATTCCGGGTAGGGTCGTATGCGCTGGGCGCCTTTGGAAGACCGGCAAGAAGCGTTGCCTGGGGGAGGGTCAACTCCCAGACATGTTTTCCAAAGTAATTGAGTGCCGCCATTTCGATGCCGTAACTGCCATTCCCGAAATAGCTCTGGTTCAGATAGATTTCCAGAACCTCATCTTTAGTAAAACGCTTGCTTATTCGTCTGGCTAAAATCGCCTCTTTTATCTTTCTGGAATATTTTTTCTCGTTGGTCAGGAGGAGGGATTTGGCCACCTGCTGGGTAATGGTGCTTCCACCCTGAACCACGTGCCCCGCCCGCAGGTTTTTGATAAAGGCCCGAAAGATGCCCCCGTAGTCCAGTCCATTATGATGATAGAAATTGGCATCCTCGATGGCCAGTACTGCGTTGATGACCATTCTTGGTACCTGGTCAATGGAAATGAGTTCACGATTTTCAGTAAAAAAACGATGGGCTTCGTTACCGTCGCGATCGTACATGATTGTTGGAATCGCGGGCTTATAATCGTCGATACCCTGGAGTTTAGGCAGTTTAAGGCTGAAGTAGAAAAAAACCGCCGCGACAAACAGCACACTCGCCAGAAACATGCTCGCCACTACCGTCAGAAAAACCTTGATGCGTTTCCTTCTTCTTTGCCTGCCTGTTGGAATATTTCGGATCTTCAACTCGAATTTCACCTCATAACGGCCAGCATTTCCCCTTATATCCAAACAAGTGACACTACGTTCCGTCAGGAAACTTGTCAAGGTCACCGACGTCGTGTGGCTGGACGTTGGACTCTGGACTATTTTCTGCATTGTGCCTGTTTTGACATGGACAAATCTATGATAGAATTTTGGGATGAGCGTGAAATTCTGGAGAAAAGTCACTGTCGTGGTCCCCGTAGATACCATGGATGCTGTTTCCGATTTCATGGCCGGGTTGTCCAGACGCGGGGTCATCGTGGAGGATACAGAAAGGCGCGCCGGCGTAACAGCCTACCTGCCCGGAGACAACAGTGGGGAGGCCGTCCCCCTTCTGCGGAAATACCTTGACGGACTGGCATCCATGGGCGCTATACCGAAGGGGGTCCCCATAGAAGTCTCCCTTGAAGCCGATGAGGACTGGATGGCTGTTTTCCGGTCCCAGCACTCACGAGTGGTCATTTCGGATCGAATCGCCGTGAGACCAAGATGGTGCGCCCCCGAAAACGGAAAGGAGATCGTCCTGGATCCCGGGTTGGCGTTTGGCACGGGAACCCACGCGACCACCAGCATGTGCCTTACGCTCATGGATCGCCACATTGGATCGCCGCCCCCGTCAAGGCTGCTGGATGTCGGCACCGGAACCGGGATACTGGCCATCGCCGCGGCATTTCTCGGGGTTGGTGAGATTCTTGCCGTGGACGTCGATCCCGTTTCCATCCGGGTGGCACGGGAAAACATCAAAGCCAACGGGGTAGAAAAGTCAGTCACGGTTGTTGAGGGTAGTATCGACAGGGCGGAAGGCGCCTACGACATGATCACCGCCAACCTGTACTCCTCCCTCCTGACAAGCATGGCAGACCCCCTTTCCAGGGCGTTGGCCCCGGGTGGAATGCTCATCGCAACGGGGATCATGGAAGGTGAAAAAGAGGAGGTAATGGACGCTTTTTTAATATCCGGTCTTAACTGCGATGATATTCTTTACGAGGATGTCTGGATCGCGGCCCTGTTTACGGGTGTTTCCCGAGTTTAACGGGCTGCCATGTCCTCCGGATCCTTTTTCATAGACCCAGATAACATTTCCGGAAAGACTGCCGTTATGAGTGGGGATGACCTGCGGCACGCACGCCTGGCCCTTCGCCTCGGCAAAGGTGATAATGTCCGGCTATACGATGGTCTGGGTGGTATTTACGGGGCGGTTTTCCGGTCCGTCTCCAGGACTGAGGGGATTCTGGAAATCACATCCAGAGAGATTGAGCCACCACCGTCACTGGACCTTACCATCGCCATGGGCATCGTCAGGGGCGAACGGTTCGAATGGGCCATTGAGAAAGGAACGGAATTAGGAGCCTCTGCCTTCATCCCCCTGATCACCGAACGGGTTGAAGACAAGGCCCTTCATACCCCATGGAATCGAATGGACCGGTTAATGAGGGTTATCGCCTCGTCCTGCAAACAGTGCGAGAGGGCAAGATTTCCCCTGTTGGCGGAACCGATCCCCTTGGCGGAATTGGACCCCGAGGGGTATGATGCGGCTGTCGCCTTCTGGGAGTCGGCAGAGGCGCCCAATATTTCAGCGGCTGCGAAAGGCCGGCTTCGTCCACGATCCTGCCTGATGGTCACAGGGCCCGTGGGCGGATTCACCGACGACGAGGCACACATGATGAAGGGAAGGGGCTTCCTCCTCGCCGGAATGGGCACCCGGATTCTCAGAACAGAGACGGCTGTGACCGCCGGCGCGGCAATAATTCAATATTTATGGGGAGACATGGGGGCGGTCAGCAGACGATGATGACGTCAAATCGTCCCGACTTGAACTGTAAAAGGAGAACCAATCATCATGTCCAGAACAAACTTCTGTTCCAACTGCGGTGCCATGGATTACGGCACCCCGTATTGCCCCAAGTGCCAGGCCCCCATGAACCGGGACGAATACCGGACGTCCGATCCAGCATTACAGATTGAGTCCGTTCCCGCCCCGCCACCTGTAAGACTGGCGGGTTTTTTCAGACGCTTCTTCGCATTGCTCATCGACTACCTCATCCTCGGAATTCTGAGCGACCTTATCAGCATATCCTACCGTACCGGCGCCGGCGGTTCTTTTCACGCCATGAAAATCAATGTGTTTTTCGGGATTTCCACACTTCTGGCCCTCATCTATTTTACGATCCTCATCGGCGAGTCAGGCCAGA
It includes:
- the rsmE gene encoding ribosomal RNA small subunit methyltransferase E: MSSGSFFIDPDNISGKTAVMSGDDLRHARLALRLGKGDNVRLYDGLGGIYGAVFRSVSRTEGILEITSREIEPPPSLDLTIAMGIVRGERFEWAIEKGTELGASAFIPLITERVEDKALHTPWNRMDRLMRVIASSCKQCERARFPLLAEPIPLAELDPEGYDAAVAFWESAEAPNISAAAKGRLRPRSCLMVTGPVGGFTDDEAHMMKGRGFLLAGMGTRILRTETAVTAGAAIIQYLWGDMGAVSRR
- a CDS encoding RDD family protein, producing MSRTNFCSNCGAMDYGTPYCPKCQAPMNRDEYRTSDPALQIESVPAPPPVRLAGFFRRFFALLIDYLILGILSDLISISYRTGAGGSFHAMKINVFFGISTLLALIYFTILIGESGQTIGKRLLGVRVIRTDGTSVSFGRALGRALGYYVSSLFFSLGFLWAAFDRRNQTWHDKLVDTLVVRT
- the prmA gene encoding ribosomal protein L11 methyltransferase, yielding MSVKFWRKVTVVVPVDTMDAVSDFMAGLSRRGVIVEDTERRAGVTAYLPGDNSGEAVPLLRKYLDGLASMGAIPKGVPIEVSLEADEDWMAVFRSQHSRVVISDRIAVRPRWCAPENGKEIVLDPGLAFGTGTHATTSMCLTLMDRHIGSPPPSRLLDVGTGTGILAIAAAFLGVGEILAVDVDPVSIRVARENIKANGVEKSVTVVEGSIDRAEGAYDMITANLYSSLLTSMADPLSRALAPGGMLIATGIMEGEKEEVMDAFLISGLNCDDILYEDVWIAALFTGVSRV
- the mrcA gene encoding penicillin-binding protein 1A, whose amino-acid sequence is MQKIVQSPTSSHTTSVTLTSFLTERSVTCLDIRGNAGRYEVKFELKIRNIPTGRQRRRKRIKVFLTVVASMFLASVLFVAAVFFYFSLKLPKLQGIDDYKPAIPTIMYDRDGNEAHRFFTENRELISIDQVPRMVINAVLAIEDANFYHHNGLDYGGIFRAFIKNLRAGHVVQGGSTITQQVAKSLLLTNEKKYSRKIKEAILARRISKRFTKDEVLEIYLNQSYFGNGSYGIEMAALNYFGKHVWELTLPQATLLAGLPKAPSAYDPTRNPERALSRRNQVLKRMMEVGDITTAEMSDAQAAPLGLNPRRPVADDPDAYFSEEVRRYIYDKYGEDALYRGGLKVYTTMDSALQADAQAAIRRGLRNLDKRQGYRGPLEFIAAEDFDNAIEKIRVENGLGDAASGTAGEIPWKPGHMAKALVVRVDKDGAHLDLGGASGYLPLKQMKWARKPNPHIEYTQAVLKRADAALSVGALIQVRYLGKKSTQNMPLFALEQDPIAEGALVSMDASTGQILALVGGYDFSKSEFNRATQARRQPGSAFKPIVYSAAMDNGFTPSSIIVDSPIIYNDPSIDLKWKPSNYEDKFYGPTTLRTGLIKSRNVVTIKLVQKLGIQAVIQYAKRFGLDKDLPEDLSLALGSLGVTPVELTSAYTVFANLGLHASPWFVMKVVDRDGNVLEQGGAELVRSLSEDTAYILQDLLRGVVRSGTGWRAKAVKRPTGGKTGTTNDMVDAWYMGFTPRIVTGVWVGFDESASLGVNETGSRAAAPIWVYFMQKALEGRPVLPFPPPPPGIEMVKIEPNSGLLAGPGVEKFIYEGFKIGTAPREYAKVSRRRGGGSNVKSFTPGYMPPSDLPGLLPRDF